The Deltaproteobacteria bacterium genomic interval AGCTCCTGCACGGCCGTCGCGCCCGCTTCCTGCATGTGATAGCCGCTGATCGAGATCGAGTTGAAGCGCGGCATGTTCCGAGCCGTGTAGGCGATGATGTCCGCGCAGATCCGCATCGAGGGCTCGGGCGGATAGATGTACGTGTTGCGGACCATGAACTCCTTCAGGATGTCGTTCTGGATCGTGCCGGTGAGCTTCGTGGCCGCAACGCCCTGCTCCTCGGCCGCGACGATGAAGTTCGCGAGCGTCGGGATCACAGCGCCGTTCATCGTCATCGAGACCGACATCTTGTCGAGCGGGATGCCGTCGAAGAGGATCTTCATGTCTTCGACCGAGTCGATCGCGACGCCCGCCTTGCCGACGTCGCCGACCACGCGCGGGTGGTCCGAGTCGTAGCCGCGATGCGTGGCGAGATCGAACGCGACGGACAGGCCCATCTGTCCGGCCTTCAGGTTGTCGTGGAAGAACGCGTTCGACTCCTCCGCGGTGGAGAAGCCCGCGTACTGGCGCACCGTCCAGGGCCGGAAGGCGTACATCGTCGCGCGCGGTCCCCGCACGAACGGGAAGACGCCGGGAAGCGAGTCGGTGTCGGCGAGATCCTCGAGATCCGCCGCTGTGTAGAGCGGCTTCACGGCGATGCCCTCGGGTGTGCTCCAGATCAAGGTGTCGGGGCTCTCGCCGCGCAGATCCTCGCTTGCGAGCTTGCGCCACGCGGCGACGTCGGCGCTCGTCTTCGGATCTCGCTTCTCCACTCGTTCCTCCGTGATTACATGCTGCGGCGGTAGCGCCCGCCGACCTCGAAGAGTGCCTCGGATATCTGCCCCAGACTCGCCACCTTCACCGTCTCGAGCAGCTCGGCGAAGACGTTCTTGCCAGAGCGAGCGACTTCCTGAAGTCGCGCCAGCGCCGCGGGCGCCTCGTCCCGGTGTCGCGCGTGGAACGCGCGCAGGTTCGCGAGGCACGCCTGCTTCTCGGCCTCGGACGCGCGGATCAGCTCGCGCGGCGCGCTCGACTCGGCCTCTGGCTTCGGGTTCAGGAACGTGTTCACGCCCACGATCGGGAGCTCTCCGGAGTGCTTCAGCGATTCGTAGTGCAGGCTCTCGTCCTGGATCCGGCCGCGCTGGTACATCGTCTCCATCGCGCCGAGCACGCCGCCGCGCGCCGAGATGCGCTCGAACTCCTGGAGCACGGCGTCCTCGACCGCGTCGGTGAGCTGCTCGAGGTAGTAGGAGCCTTGGATCGGGTTCTCGTTCTTGAGCCAGCCGTACTCGCGGTTCAGCACCAGCTGGATGGCCAGAGCCCGCCGCACCGACTCCTCGGTCGGAGTGGTCACCGCTTCGTCGTAGGCGTTGGTGTGCAGGCTGTTGCAGTTGTCCTGCAGCGCGAGAAGCGCCTGAAGGGTGGTGCGAACGTCGTTGAAGGACATCTCCTGCGCGTGCAGCGATCGGCCCGAGGTCTGGATGTGGTACTTGAGCTTCTGGCTGCGCTCGGCTGCGTCGTATCGGTCGCGCATCGCGATCGCCCAGATGCGGCGCGCGACCCGCCCGATCACCGCGTACTCCGGATCGAGGCCGTTGGAGAAGAAGAACGAGAAATTCGGCGCGAACTCGTCGATCGCGAGCCCGCGGCTCAGGTAGTACTCGCAGTAGGTGAAGCCGTTGGCGAGCGTGAACGCGAGCTGCGAGATCGGATTCGCGCCCGCTTCCGCGATGTGATAGCCGGAGATCGAGACCGAGTAGAAGTTCTCGACACGGTTTCGCGAGAAGTACTCCTGCACGTCGCCCATCAGCCCGAGCGAAAACTCCGACGAGAAGATGCAGGTGTTCTGCGCTTGGTCTTCCTTCAGGATGTCGGCCTGCACGGTGCCTCGCACGCTCGAGAGCGCCTCGCGGCGGATCCGCGCGTAGGTTTCGGGATCGACGACTCGGTCGCCCGAGACGCCGAGCAGAAGCAGCCCGCGACCGTCGTGGTTCTCCGGAAGCGGCCCGTCGTAGCGCGGCAGCCCGAGCGAGGCGAGCTCGGCGCGGACGCGCTCGACCTGCCCGGTCTCGCGCAGGTGCCGCTCCACCGCCTGATCGATCACCGCGTTGAAGAAGAACGCGAGCACGACGGGGGCCGGGCCGTTGATCGTCATCGAGACCGAGGTCTTCGGGTCGAGCAGATCGAAGCCGGAATACAGCTTCACCGCGTCGTCGACCGTCGAGATGGAGACGCCCGAGGTGCCGACCTTCCCGAAAATGTCGGGACGCTCGGCGGGATCGCGCCCGTAGAGCGTGACGCTGTCGAACGCGGTCGAGAGTCGCACGGCGGGCTGGTCCTTCGCGAGCATGTGGAAGCGGCGGTTCGTGCGCTCCGCGGGCCCCTCGCCCGCGAACATCCGGGCGGGATCCTCCTCGACGCGCTTGAACGGAAAGACGCCCGCGGTGAACGGGAAACGCCCGGGCAGATTCTCCAGCACCGCAAAGCGGGCGAGTTCTCCCCAGTCCGACGTGTCGGGAAGCGCCACGCGCGGGACCGCGAGCCCGGACAGGCTGCGAACATGGTTCGCAGCGACGATCGCGCGGCCGCGAACTTCGTAGCTCTGGCTCTCGTCGAGATAGCGCGCGCGAAGCTCCGGCCAGCCCGCGAGCTCGCGCCGGGCGGGCTCGGAGAGCGCGCGGAGCAGCTCGTCGTAGCGGCGACGCAGCAGCACGCGCTCGACCGGACCCGCGCCGTCGGCGAGCGCCTCCGCGGGGAATGGCTGCGCCATCTCCGGCACCTCGTCCCCGAGCGCGCGCAGAGCTTCGCGGAGTCCGCACGCGGCTCGCGCCCGCTGCGCATCGGCGTCGGCGCGCACGCGATGCGCGCGAACGGACTCGGCGATCTCGGCCAGATATCGGCTACGCCCGGCCGGCACGAGCGGGGCGGTCTTCGGCAGCACGGCGGGCAGTCGCTCCGCCTGCGCGAAGCCCTCGAACCCGCGCTCGCCGACCTGCGCGATCAGGTCCGCGAAGAAGCGGTCGGTTCCGCCATCGCTCCAGCGGCTCGCGATGGTCGGAAACACCGGCACGCGGTCATCCGCGCGCTGCGCCTCGGGATGGTTCCTGCGCCACTGCTTGCGCACGTCGCGAAGCGCGTCCTCGCCGCCTCGCCGGTCGAACTTGTTCAGCACGATCGCGTCGGCGAGCTCGAGCATGTCGATCTTCTCGAGCTGCGATGGCGCGCCGTACTCCGGCGTCATCACGTAGACGGAGAGGTCGACCAGGTCGACGATCTCGGAATCGCTCTGGCCGATCCCGGCCGTCTCGACCAGGATCAGATCGAAGTTCGCGGCCTGAAGCACGCGCACGCCATCGGATACGGCCGACGAGACCGCGAGATGAGCACGGCGCGTCGCGAACGAGCGCACGAAGACTCCCGGCGGTCGGATCGCGTTCATCCGCAGCCGGTCTCCCAGCAGGGCTCCACCGCTCGAGCGGCGGGTCGGATCGACGGAGATCACTCCGACGCTCTTCTGCGGATATGCGCGCTGGAAGCGGCGCACCAGCTCGTCGAGGAGGGTCGACTTTCCAGCGCCGCCGGTTCCGGTGAAGCCGATCACCGGCGCTGCGGCGCCCCGCCTGCGCGCGGCGAGGCGCTGCCGCAACGGATCGAGCGACGCTTCGTTCGCGCCGCCGTGCGCCTCGAAGAAGCTCATCAGCCGCGCCACCGCCGTGGTCGACTCGACGCCGAGCCGCGCCAGCTCCTCTTCCGGACGCGGCTCCGGACGAGAGAAGCCCGGCTCGAGCACCTGCGCGATCATCCCGGCCAGCCCGATCCGCTGCCCGTCCTCGGGCCGGAAGATGCGCGTGACGCCGAACGCGTGCAGCTGCCGCACCTCGTCGGGCGAGATCACGCCGCCGCCGCCGCCGTAGACGCGGATGTGTCCGGCGCCCGCCTCGCGCAGGCGATCGATCAGGTAGCGGAAGAACTCGAGGTGACCGCCCTGGTAGGACGAGACCGCGATCAGATCCGCGTCCTCCTGAAGCGCGGCGCAGACGACGTCGTCCACCGAGCGGTCGTGCCCCAGGTGGATCACCTCGGCGCCCTGCGCCTGCAGGAGCCGGCGCATGATGTTGATCGACGCGTCGTGCCCGTCGAACAGGGCCGCAGCGGTGACCGCGCGGACGGGACCGCGCTCGGTGTCCGGCGCGGCGTTCCGAGCCGGGGTGCGGGGCAGCGAACTCATTTCACGTAGTATGCCGCGCGAATGGACGATTCCGCAGGCTCGCCCTCGTATCGGTCGCCACGCGAGAACCCCTGGTGGATTCCTCCCTTCCTCGGCGGAATTCCCCACGGCATCTCGCCCGCGCAGCTGCGCCTGCTCGGCTTTCTGACCTTCGCGATGTTCTTCGAGAACTTCGACCTGTCGTTGCTCGGCAATGCGCTGCCGCAGATCGGCGCGAGCTTCGGGCTCTCGAAGGCGGGGCTCGGCGACTTCACCGGAGCGACGCGATTCGGCGCCCTGCCCGCGTTCTTCCTGGTGCCACTCGCGGATCGCCTCGGCCGCCGGCGCCTTCTCCTGGTCTGCGTCGTCGGAATGAGCCTCGGCTCGGGGCTCACCGCGCTCTCCCAATCGGCCCTGCAGTTCGTGCTGTTCCAGGTCCTGACGCGCACGTTCATCGTGACGGCCTCGGTCGTGACGTTCGTCGTCGTGACCGAGGAGTTCCCGGCCGAGAACCGCGGCTGGGGCATCGGCATGCTCGGCGGCGTGTCGGCGATCGGCTTCGGCGCTGGCGCCTTGGTCTACGCGTTCGTGGACTCGCTTCCGTTCGGCTGGCGCGCGCTGTACATGATCGGCCTCGTGCCGCTCCTGCTCTTCCCGGCGCTGCGGCGCGGGATCGTGGAGACGAAGCGCTGGAACGAGCACAGCCAGGGGCTGGTCGCTTCGCGCGGCGTCGGCGAGGCGATCTCGGCCGCCTTCGCACCGATCGCGGAGCTGTACCGACTTCACCCCCGGCGAGCGCTCGCGCTCGGGCTGCTCGGAGGGCTCTCTGCAGCCGGGACCGGAGTCGCGTTCCAGTTCATCTCCGAGTTCCTGCAGACCGAGCGCGGCTGGACGCCCGGCACGTTCGCGGCGCTGTCGATCTCGTTTGGCGCGTTCGGCATCGTCGGAAACCCGGTTGCGGGCCGGCTCGGCGATCGCATCGGCAGACGCGCGATCGCCGCCGTCGTGCTCGTGCTCTTCCCGCTCTGCGCGTTCGGCTTCTACGCAGGTCCGGCGTCGCTCGTGGCGCTGCCCTGGACCGCGATGGTGTTCCTGTCGATGGCGAGCTCGGTCACGACGCGCGCGCTCGCGACCGAGCTCTTCCCGACCGCGCTTCGGGGCACCGGCGGCGGGAGCCTCGCGCTGCTCGAGACGCTCGGAGTCGCCGCAGGGCTCTTCGCCTACGCGCGCGGAATGGACTGGCTCGGCGATCAGGGCGTGGTGATCCCCCTGGTCTCGCTGGCGACGGCGTTCGCCGCGCTCGCCGTTCTGCTCCTGCCCGAGACCGCGCGCCGCGAGCTCGAGGAGATCAGCGCTGGAGGAGATTCACGATGAGAGCCCCGCGAGCTCGAATGGCCCTCTGCAGCGTCGCGATCGCCGCAAGCGCGCTCGCCGCGCCGGCCGAGCCCGCCGCGCCCGCGCTCGATGCGGTGTTCGCGACCGGGCGACTCACGCTCCCGCTCGAGGCGCTCGCCAGCCGCTACCCGCTCGCACCGGGCAAGGACTTCCAGGTGAGCGAGATCGGACGCGACGAACACTCGAGCCACCACGCGGTCTGGATCGTCGACCGCGAGATCCCGCACCGCCACGATCGGCACGACCTGTTCGTCGTGATGCTGCGCGGGCACGGCGCCATGCGGCTCGGCGACGAGGAGCGGCCAGTCGGCGAAGGGTCGATCCTGTACGTGCCGCGCGGAATGCCGCACGCGTTCCGCAACGCGTCCGGCGCGCCGGCGTTGGCCTACGCCATCTACGCGCCGGCCTTCGACGGCCGCGACCGCGTGCCGGTCGA includes:
- a CDS encoding methylmalonyl-CoA mutase, with the protein product MSSLPRTPARNAAPDTERGPVRAVTAAALFDGHDASINIMRRLLQAQGAEVIHLGHDRSVDDVVCAALQEDADLIAVSSYQGGHLEFFRYLIDRLREAGAGHIRVYGGGGGVISPDEVRQLHAFGVTRIFRPEDGQRIGLAGMIAQVLEPGFSRPEPRPEEELARLGVESTTAVARLMSFFEAHGGANEASLDPLRQRLAARRRGAAAPVIGFTGTGGAGKSTLLDELVRRFQRAYPQKSVGVISVDPTRRSSGGALLGDRLRMNAIRPPGVFVRSFATRRAHLAVSSAVSDGVRVLQAANFDLILVETAGIGQSDSEIVDLVDLSVYVMTPEYGAPSQLEKIDMLELADAIVLNKFDRRGGEDALRDVRKQWRRNHPEAQRADDRVPVFPTIASRWSDGGTDRFFADLIAQVGERGFEGFAQAERLPAVLPKTAPLVPAGRSRYLAEIAESVRAHRVRADADAQRARAACGLREALRALGDEVPEMAQPFPAEALADGAGPVERVLLRRRYDELLRALSEPARRELAGWPELRARYLDESQSYEVRGRAIVAANHVRSLSGLAVPRVALPDTSDWGELARFAVLENLPGRFPFTAGVFPFKRVEEDPARMFAGEGPAERTNRRFHMLAKDQPAVRLSTAFDSVTLYGRDPAERPDIFGKVGTSGVSISTVDDAVKLYSGFDLLDPKTSVSMTINGPAPVVLAFFFNAVIDQAVERHLRETGQVERVRAELASLGLPRYDGPLPENHDGRGLLLLGVSGDRVVDPETYARIRREALSSVRGTVQADILKEDQAQNTCIFSSEFSLGLMGDVQEYFSRNRVENFYSVSISGYHIAEAGANPISQLAFTLANGFTYCEYYLSRGLAIDEFAPNFSFFFSNGLDPEYAVIGRVARRIWAIAMRDRYDAAERSQKLKYHIQTSGRSLHAQEMSFNDVRTTLQALLALQDNCNSLHTNAYDEAVTTPTEESVRRALAIQLVLNREYGWLKNENPIQGSYYLEQLTDAVEDAVLQEFERISARGGVLGAMETMYQRGRIQDESLHYESLKHSGELPIVGVNTFLNPKPEAESSAPRELIRASEAEKQACLANLRAFHARHRDEAPAALARLQEVARSGKNVFAELLETVKVASLGQISEALFEVGGRYRRSM
- a CDS encoding MFS transporter, with protein sequence MDDSAGSPSYRSPRENPWWIPPFLGGIPHGISPAQLRLLGFLTFAMFFENFDLSLLGNALPQIGASFGLSKAGLGDFTGATRFGALPAFFLVPLADRLGRRRLLLVCVVGMSLGSGLTALSQSALQFVLFQVLTRTFIVTASVVTFVVVTEEFPAENRGWGIGMLGGVSAIGFGAGALVYAFVDSLPFGWRALYMIGLVPLLLFPALRRGIVETKRWNEHSQGLVASRGVGEAISAAFAPIAELYRLHPRRALALGLLGGLSAAGTGVAFQFISEFLQTERGWTPGTFAALSISFGAFGIVGNPVAGRLGDRIGRRAIAAVVLVLFPLCAFGFYAGPASLVALPWTAMVFLSMASSVTTRALATELFPTALRGTGGGSLALLETLGVAAGLFAYARGMDWLGDQGVVIPLVSLATAFAALAVLLLPETARRELEEISAGGDSR
- a CDS encoding cupin domain-containing protein, with the translated sequence MRAPRARMALCSVAIAASALAAPAEPAAPALDAVFATGRLTLPLEALASRYPLAPGKDFQVSEIGRDEHSSHHAVWIVDREIPHRHDRHDLFVVMLRGHGAMRLGDEERPVGEGSILYVPRGMPHAFRNASGAPALAYAIYAPAFDGRDRVPVD